AAGCTCAATCAATTTTCCTCCCCTCCGATCCCCACCACCAAAGGAAATGTCTCTGACTTATTTCTAACTCTTTTAGCACTACTGTAGGCACTTTATATAGAGATAGGTAAAATAGTGGAATTGATGACAACATGGACTTAGTTCAATCAATTTTCCTCCCCTCCGACCCCACCACCAAAGGATTTTTCCTTTCCATCTTCCCAACCTAGTCTTCAATCTCTCAATCACCCCACCCTAGAAAGCACCCCTCTTGTGACAACCCCCAACCACCATTCCCAAGTATTTAAAAGGTGTTGTGATTAGCTCAGAATTAAGAAGAGTCGCAAACTGTTGCATCATAGTCTAATCAATCCCCAACCCGCCAATTCTATTCTTCATAAAATTCACTTTAATCTCCAAACACAATTCGAAACAGTTTAACGCCACCTTAATGTTGAAAACACTCTTAGAGTTAGCTTCACAGAAAAACAAAGTATCATTTGCATACTGCAACAAATTAACCTTAACTTTCTTATACCCAATTTCCAAGTTGTCAATCAAATGTTTCTCGTTTTCCATCCTCGACACACTTGTTAAGCCTTTGGCCAcaataaggaacaaaaaatgTGCTAACAGATCCCCTTGTCGCAGCTCTTTTCTCGGAATAAACTCTTTAGTGGAGCTCCCATTGACGATAACTGACACTGAGGCAGATTCTACACAAGACTTAATCCAATTAATCCATTTATCACATAACTCAACTCTTCCCagcaataataaataaactctCAACTAATAGATTCATAAGCCTTCTCATAATCAACCTTTGGGAAAACACaacttctcttctttctcttcaaTTCCTCAAGGACTTCTTTGGCCATAAGAACACCGTCCAATAAACCCCGTCCTTCAAAGAAAGCATACTTCCTAACATCAATAACTTTGCCAATCACCCTTTTCAATCTAAGAGATAGTGTTTTCGAGATAATCTTATACATACACCCAACCAaagaaataaatagaaattcatTGAGTTGTTGAGGGTTGTTAACTTTGGGAATCAGACATAAGAAAGACGCATTTGACCCCATAGACCAAACACCTCTGGTCGCAAAGTCATTCACTACCGACATAATGTCCTTCTTAATGAACTCCCAACTAAACTTTAAGAACCCAAAAATAAACTAGTCTGAACCATTACTCTTCGAGCTGTCACAATTCCAAATAACGTCCTTtatttcttctttggaaaacTCCCCAACCAACATCTCATTGTTTTCCCCATAAATGCcattaaaaatgatattatcCATCCTAATCTGAAAAGTTTATTCCCTGGCAAGCCGAGAACTAAAAAATTCTCGGACCTTATCCTTCACCACATCCTTATCGGCACACCATTTGCCATTCTCCACAAGACCATGTAACTCGTTCCTGGACCTCCTCCACTTTATTGTTGAGTGAAAATTTTTTGTATTGAGTTCGCTCTGTTTCATCCACTTAAGACGGACTTTCTGATGCAAAACTGCCTCATGTATGAAAGAATTCCTATTTTGTTTTGCCTAAAGAATTCTCATTTCCTCCCTCCCCAATTCATCTAACTCGTATTCTTTGTCTCTCACATCTAGCTCACTAATTCTCTTTTGTAGTTCTACTCCAACTTTGAGAACATTCCTGAACACTTCTTTATTCCAAACTTTTAAATCCGCTTTaagctttttcaatttttccttGAATACAAACAACCCTCCTCCCAACACTTCATAATCAAACCATTTATTCCAGTAATATGCTCATGTATtaaggtgatatcttatatattaatattcagttcttgattgaatattgatattattgttttacttttaaattttcgtgacaaattgagaatcttaaatctgactgagagatatttttagggttcaaacctaaacaataatacttagcatatttgagtgttagaggtagacttgaaatgttaattgtcattaacgtctgagtatgattctaagttgtttttataagtatgtgAGAGATCGATAtataggaaacattcttaaggattttatatgcgagagatcgatataaatgaattttctacggacatcaaattcaatcaaagaacttaatattaacattctaataaaaatacatgagagtgagagagatgaaacctaatccctattttttttctaattgaagcaactaattctttgttttcttattgatcagtgccaacataacCAACTCaactatttttattgttttgttgctatatttagcgaatattatACTCaataattcattgttccttgtgggatcgatatccatTCTTAgagacaattattacttctgaaaaACGCAATGCATTtgtcgtaaaaagtcatcagacTCCTGGCAGTGAACACAACAAGATTGCTCGATCAAAATCTgaaatagagtaagttcacttttgctcttctctttgattcaaattttgaacttgttaggttgtCTCTATGCTTTGCATACAAATCTTTTAGCTTTAGGGTGAATCTTTGTTAGCTTagggtcctagtgatatagttagattttttatcaggactttatggtgcaggttaattatctttaagcttttggtagatttggagctcttaggGAGCATCTGCTTAAGTTCAGGTAAGGGGAGCTAGTCTTATTcttttcaatagaaccctaggttagaagatctggatgtgggggtgacATGGTCACCAGTTCCAATTTTTTGCTTGTAGGATTGTCTcttttgaagagtaaagtaatatattgactgaaatggttgattttgaatattttatattgattttaaggtgaataagttGTTGAATGTGTTtttgattgagaattgaaagtgtttgcatgataatataaatgagttgaactgttttttaatattttgttgaattacttaaatgAGATGTTTGATGGAAAGtgattgtttgattttagatgatgattgatttagaaagcatatatttggaacttagttatgtgtttaagtgaattttgagatatatttggattgtttagaaagtttaaaatatgatgtgattgaatggtgcattgatgtgttaaatgatgtatgtaatgaggtGAAAGTgtaatcaagacatagtattttgaGGAAAGGAAATACTATGCAGAGATTGTTATTTTGGTATATTGATTTGTAAGTGTCATGTGAATGAGACGATCTTAACTCTATTGctataatggaatcatatagatgaagttattcagttggtgagagtcgaagagGTTCATTTGGCTGAGTTTGAGGTTTAAAAGAACTTATCAGAGAatatcaaatggatttaccctgtcatatgagatgatgagatattgagattgattatgCGCATGACTATGTGGATTCATAatgagtagtatgacaggtgcaggtctctgaatgctaatttcaatacacgggTCTTCCAAAAGTAGAGAGTGTGTCTGAGTATGTGAGTCAGTAGAAATCTGACAGGAATAATGTTGATGATAAAtgtgatagacacttgatgactTTGTGCAAATTATGAGAATTTGATGAATTATGTgtgtttttaaaaatcaaatttatattacCCTGTGCTAGCTAGCTTACCCTGTGTTAGCTAGCTTACCATGtgctttgttttgtgtttgttttctttaaatttgtGATGATCGCGTTAATGTACACAAGAAAAGATGAAGTTGCAGGTGATAAAGCTCCTCAGTGAGCAACCAGAGGAACAAATGTTTTATTTGTAGacttttgtgtatatattaaatcgctatgaagagggatatccTTTTGATATACACATATGAGAAAGTAGTAtatgtttatatgttaattagatattgcaaTGCATAATATATTAGCAAATATGGGTAAAAATAGGGATGTTATAGTCGCTCGAAGCCCTTGCGACGCGCAACCTCCAAAACTGGGCCTGCGGATGCACCAACCCTACCCGCTTCACTCAAATGGGCCTGGTGGGACTCATCACATTCGGCCCACCCTTGTGCCCAGCAGATGACCCTTCATTAATTTCCACCTGGAAAAGAATTTTCGCCTCATTAACTCTGCTACATGTTTGTGCACCCTCCACATTAATGTTGGCCCGCTTTGCATGTTCTTCATTATTTGTTAACAAAAGCAAGTGTGTcattaaaactatttaacatCTTAGCATGTCTTTTATTAATGTTGTATGCATGCTCTCCTGAATCATAATCACACTCTTTGGAAATTCGCGCGACCACCTTCCTTTCCACAGGAGCATTTACGTCACCATTGCCACGTGTAATTAATACTGGTGCCTCTTCCAACAAACCTGGAAACTGAACTGTTTCCTCCTCCCTTCCTTCCACACCTACCCTTTCTCCATATTCAGAGAATACCGATTCCACAGACTCCCCTCCGACATCGTCTTCCGCTCTTACTTCTGACTCTGACTCCGAAAAAAAATCCCGCTTAAAATAAGAACatcttattatataatttgtggCAAAACACTCCTCTTCAAAAGACACTTTGCAATCGCAATTGTTAATACACACTTCTTTCACAACATTGATCTTATCACCCACCGGTACACTAACACATAGACGTATGAACTCTAAGACCTCCCTTTCAACATTCGCCTCGTCGACTTTAATAAAGTTTCCAACCAGTGCTCCAATGCTTTAAAAGCACTTACTACATTAGATATTCAAAGGAATACCCCTACAACGAACTCATGTTATTCTTTCTTTAACCACAAAGGAGTCGTCTCAGGGAGTGATCGAGTCAAACAGGTCGTCAAACCACTCCTTATTTTCTTCAATCAGCTTGCCATACCACTTTCTTCTTCGCAAGACAACAGAACGGACTATTCCCCCATATATCTTAACCTAACGACACTGAATCCTCCCAGAATAAAACTTTTTTGGACAGACTGCAAATCAAAGAACTCCAAAAGTCTTCCAACGAAGCAATTTTCTAACCAGGAGGTAGACTCAATGTTAACATCTAGTTGCACGACGTCCGAATCCAAATGGGGATTGCCTGAAATCTCTCCCGTAACCACCTGTGCGAAAGAACGGTGATTCGCCTTTGGTCTCCAAGCATTTCGTGTTTTAATAGGACCCTTCTTCGAAAACCGCTCGTTCTTAGACACCTCACCGTTGCAAAACCTTATTAAATTCGCCTGTAGCTTCCACATACCGATCCAAATTGAATCTAACTTCCTTTCCATATCAACTTCATCCACCACTCCTTGGAACCTAACGAACCCGAAGCGAAGATTTCTTTTGTTAAGCTTTCTTGAAATGAAAACGTCCAAAACTCTACCCCACCTCTGAAAAAACTTCCAGAGATCCCTATCAAAAACGTCATTCGAAAAATTTGTGAAGAAATACGACGTATCAGCCATTGGACCTACACTCGCTTACTCTCTCTCTAACTCACTCATGGTTATGTATCTACATATAATCTAATTCAATGAATATAAAagctttcaaaatatataaaagtaaatttgtatataatattatttttacgattctttccattttccaaaaataattatttcatggtaccgaaataaattatttaacggtactgaaaataatttacaatacTTTAATTAGCtcaaatttacataaaaatatctcaaatgttattatttaaatattttaaatgcaaagtaaatttgtaaacttatattttacactttttaaaaaaatttaaaaaaattcacaatcatcgcatcactcacaaacttcaataaattttcATCACAAATTCACTCTCACATATCACAATCTAACGAactcactttcttcacattttCCTCAAATTCTACCTAAGTACCTAAAATGTCTAAAGTTTGAGtacaaaaatcaatttcgtgttataatacaagaataaaaaaacatatttaattttttagccATTGTTTATTTCAATGGAAGGACGGTTCACAAGAGGGAATGAACACTAATATCAGTTATTTAGATCTAGTAATGTGTGTAGAAGTGTGAGGAAGGAAATCCCTAGTGAAAACCATGTCCCTCTCACATGCAGGAAAGACATATAAGCATTGATGATTTGTCCAATTTACCGAAATTTtatgaagttaaaaaaaaaaaaaaaaaaataagattatattataaaataaaactaggtatatttataatataaatataaatattatctatatttattataaaataataaatattatgtattaataaaaaaataaagaattaattatattataaaaatttgattatatattatacatagtcgatgtatataaattttataatataattaattataataatataatatagttatataatataataataataatataaaaatatttatatatttataacaataacaaatattattaatattaatatataatatttaaataataataataatatataaaattaatttataaaataatgataaaattataaataataatattaattaaaataaatttttaaaataatgataataaatataaattaaataaaataaaattatcaaataataatttattttattctatttatatcaaatatttaataatattaataataaattatttttaataataaaaaagttataatatattaaaaaatatttatataagaaataaatttatatcatattattattaattaaaatatatatatatatatatataaattaattagttttttaaatataaaaaaaattgtaatcttaattttttattaattaaaagatttaaaatttcaattacaCTTATCACCTCACtcacaatttattatttttataaaagaatttcATGTTTAAGAAActcatgtttttaaaaaaaataattattcagtggtattgaaaataatttacaaatttttaattaattcaaatttacacaaaaaaatacttcatatttcattattcaaatatttttaaaaataaaagtacgttttttaacttacattttacattgttaaaaaaaatcaaaaattttTCACCGCCATCACATAACTcataaatttcaataattttttctcatatatccactctaacatactttaatccaaacacacatactttcttcacactttcctctcaaatctTTACACATCAACTCTCTCAAATCCCTACACATCTCcttcccaatccaaacacacccttaattttaataaaattattaaatttgattGCTAATGTAATAGAtagataataaaaaacattaaccATATGAGTTGGCTATGGTATTGTTTgacactatttttttaattgaggtTTTTTTCTATGGATTGGAGTATTTTAATattctcatttatattattttttttactgattaaaaaaaatacagtgtATATATGTAATAGGTTGTGTGTACAAAGTAGtgcttaaaatttaaaaaggttaaaaaaaaactaaattctcATTCACTTTTATtcaattatacaaaaaaaagcAGTTTCATATTTAATGAATTATAagtaaatatttcaaataaatgttaATATGTCTCTTTCGTTTAAAAAAATGAGACAATTACAGCACAATAAACCAAGTTCTGAAACCACTTTAACATACTTGAGATTTGACCTTGGATGAACACTCTAGGCCGAAACATACAATTGGTTAGGAACTATCTGGTTACAATTGGATGCTTAAAAATATTGAGAAGTTCCAATTCTTGTGATATGACTCAATACATTAACATGGTATTTGGATAATaggtaatttatttttaattgagaaattgaaatgtttttataataaaatatattatttagaccaaaaatttaaaaattatttttcataggaattaaattaattataattatataattttaaatttcaacttaaaaaagtataaatttaaaatttatgatattactaaattcatgtttttttttattttatttttagtttcgaCTTTTGTCTGGATGTCATTACTTTTTTAAAACCTTAGcgaaaaaaaaatttcttcattttttgaAGTTATATCTACTGACTTACTATTAGTTGTTGTTAATTGAATTTCTTTTCAACCAATTATTTCTTGATCaactttaattataattttcttaatcaatattataaatattaattttcagTTGATGTGATtgctttttttattaatattagtaaaaattattttttaatttatatttctagaattatttttatcacTATTATTACTCGCTCCTATTATTACAGATTTTCTCGGTCAAATGTTGATAgccaaatttatatatatatatatatatatatatatatgaactaTATTTTGTCAATTAACATCTATCGTAATTATTTTTTCACAAATGTCTTAgagattattttttatcaatgatACTAACACAATTctctattaataattatttatattttttctaataattatttaaaacttttgaCCAACATTCATTAAAATAGCTTTTTCTTATCAATATAAGATAGGAGAACTTTTCAAGTGAcattaatgcaaagttgaataaaaaaaaaaattagccaTTTTTATTGCAAGGATAACCTAATTGATGTTAACATAAAAATGTGTGTTTAACATCAACTAACAACAGTATCAATCGACATTaactgagaaaaaaaatattaacagaaaaataataacattcaaaattcactaaaaaaatcaatacttaatatttatgaattattattaattatttaatatttaaatagttttaaaatttgatggtagttaaaaaatttcaatgaccttattcaattttatataagatattttaaaaattatgaaaatcatCTAAATGTAAGATAAgaacaaacaaattaaatatataaaaaaagtagcaattgaattattattttttcttgtagagCGTTATTCCTAAGGGATAAAATGATATGGATGGATTTGTGTTAAAGTCATTTTTAATGTAAAAGTAGTATtacaaagttttattttattttatactgtgttatattattttgaaaaaattcacatttttattttggtataaaacttttataaaattgacatgttatttaaattttgtagaaGTTAAAATATAAGTGttaattgttataatttaaGATAAAATTGAGAATATGTAGGTTGAGAAAATGAATGAAATTAAGAGGGGGAGAAAAAGGAAGCAGCAGGAATGGGTTTACATTAAGTAAGTGCCAGACAAGTGGGGGAAAGAAGAAGGATCCTAGGAGCCGTTGACTATTTATTTGTGATACTAATCAATATCTCAAATTATCAGAAAAGTCAAATGCATTTAAATTTATTGCTCAATAATTCACTCTCTGGTCTCTTCAAACCACAATCCTTCTTTATAATACTTTAATTGGATTGGATtgggagaaaaataaaaaaaacaatgaaagattgctaaaaggaaaaaattgtaaaaaattataattaatgtaacaaaataaaaaattaaattagttaagcaaaatattaaaaattaaaaatttaatataaataagtataaattaaattgaaagaGGATtggttataaaataatttttttaattatatttaaaaacttccataaaattaatcattaaatattcaaataattaaattcacaaaatatcaaattaaaattattgtttttatttattataattttttttgttttaattatttatcatattaaaatgaaaaatgtaaatattttactatattatttattttaatcgaattaattatatacatagatataataaaatatttaagatagttaactatattttaaatattttattaatatttataacatcATTGATTATGTTGTTGGATGTCATTCATTATGTTTAACTTTTTTCAACTATTTTAGCAATTTTTTTATGGAAAGTCAACCATAGAAttctatttcatttatcatgtttgaagattttgttttttttttttacttttctttaaaTTCTTCCACTtgaatactttttaaaaaaaaatcttaatatgTTGTTTCTTTCAAACTAATATttacatctttattttttatataatttttaaaattccatTATATTATAAAGTATTTATCATAAACCGAttcaatcaaaataataatgaaacaaCTAAATTTCaaccaattaatttttttaaacagtttttacaaaaaaaaaaaatctaacataTGACATAACTCTATTAGTTAAAGTGATGAGAAAAAACTTGTTCGGTTTGATTTAAGTTTCATTCATTAATTTTTGAACTAGGTTTAATAATAAATCtagaatataatttatatattaaaatttatttattgaaaacatatattaactatagaatatattttttgaagcGGCTAAAGTTAAtggattatattttaatttttgttttgtactTACCTGCAAAATGTGGAGATATTTGTGTGTGGCTGCTTATTATTCCAACTTCATATGTCATCTTCCCTATTTTTCTGACCTGAATCATGCATGCTTACGTGAAGAAGGATAAGACCACACCCACATCATATATCATCAACTATTTCACTTCACTTAATCTTATTTTCAACAActgaaaaataatattcacataaatttaattttgataaattcaTGTTCAAACTATCATCCCAATAAAACCGCCAGATATATAAAAAGCTACTATTCAatcatacataaaaaaaaaagaaaaaaagtttgtgTGGCAAAAGTATGtataaataattagtattcttCTAGGGTGTGGGTGAAGAAACGTGGATATGATAGAATTGTTGATGATGGTGAAGACGAATTTGTGGTGTAATTTCTCTTTTGCTCCAATATTGATGGAAGGATGCATAACGTTTTCTGAAATTCGTTTTCCAATGCTCATGTTCTGAGTCTGTGGAACTGTGCATTTGTATATATGCACGCACTTTGAGCAAatacatgaagaaaaaaaagaagtgaAGTTGTCATCATCCTTATCTCTTCTCCTTAATCTTCCCACTTACGTGGCTTTCATTGTCGTACGCATAAACGTTTATGCATTCAACGACTCATGTCAGCAAGAGTTATGAGCATTCTCGCATTTCACAATCACACTTATCAGTCTTCCATGCGTGTGGGAAGaccaaaaattaaaacaactcacttatatatttatatgaaaTGTTCTTATTTCTAGTCGATCTCACACTGAGAGTGGTAGATAGAAATTCGTgtgtgggataacatattatgggtgagGTCTGATAAATCTAACAAACACTCGCTATGATAGAATCAAAATgattctgataccatattacgaagtgaattttaagtctaacttaaaatcataaaacctgctcataaggttgaggtttgcactcacttatatacaa
The sequence above is a segment of the Phaseolus vulgaris cultivar G19833 chromosome 2, P. vulgaris v2.0, whole genome shotgun sequence genome. Coding sequences within it:
- the LOC137809268 gene encoding uncharacterized protein, yielding MDNIIFNGIYGENNEMLVGEFSKEEIKDVIWNCDSSKKSASVSVIVNGSSTKEFIPRKELRQGDLLAHFLFLIVAKGLTSVSRMENEKHLIDNLEIGYKKVKVNLLQYANDTLFFCEANSKSVFNIKVALNCFELCLEIKVNFMKNRIGGLGID